Proteins encoded together in one Nostoc sp. PCC 7524 window:
- a CDS encoding tyrosine-type recombinase/integrase — protein MNHDYIPQTQEKKTQLQAVKKSTINCPKCGSIDYHKAGINPTGKQKYRCKQCQHKFVINPSASHIKILDDYWTASELGLQVSPHHNDGDKLNFSSIQQEWLKQDIKRFIRYIATTTTSFEKLQKYLSCFRNFSRFISQNKIVNRIEDITRSVIIDYLDYLNQKHLAPATKGERISAIASLFETGVTNKWFNVEPYLIRKEDYPSRPKSLPRYIPDEVIRQLNEHLDALPEPITRMVLVIQECGLRVGELCQLPLDCLKQDSKGGWFIQFMRWKMKFETTLPISIELAQAIKEQQAYIQKHFGKDYKYLFCGRKASPEFIPEPKVMTDQSFANHLKHLAEEFNICDSTGKRWNFQTHQFRHTVGTRMINNGVPQHIVQRYLGHDSPHMTMVYAHIHDATLRKEIDKYLDNKVVNINGEVIESLHPELDNDSGLQWMKKKVLAETLANGYCGLPAQLTCSKGNACLTCGDFRTTIEFLDQHKEHLERTNKVLEVAKTNGWQRQIQVNEDVKKI, from the coding sequence ATGAATCATGACTATATTCCACAAACTCAAGAAAAAAAGACTCAACTTCAGGCAGTTAAAAAATCAACTATAAATTGTCCTAAATGTGGCAGCATAGATTATCATAAAGCTGGCATTAATCCAACAGGAAAACAAAAATATCGTTGCAAACAATGTCAACACAAGTTTGTAATAAATCCATCGGCTAGTCATATAAAAATACTAGACGATTATTGGACTGCTTCAGAATTAGGATTACAAGTTAGCCCACACCATAATGATGGAGATAAACTAAATTTTTCCTCTATTCAACAGGAATGGCTAAAACAAGATATTAAAAGATTTATTAGATATATTGCTACGACAACAACTAGCTTTGAAAAGCTACAAAAATATTTGTCTTGTTTCAGGAATTTTTCAAGATTTATATCTCAAAATAAAATAGTAAATCGAATAGAAGATATAACTCGCTCTGTAATTATCGACTACCTAGATTATCTTAATCAAAAACATCTAGCTCCAGCAACTAAAGGTGAACGTATCTCTGCTATAGCTTCTTTATTTGAAACTGGTGTTACTAATAAATGGTTTAATGTAGAACCTTACTTAATTCGTAAAGAGGATTATCCTAGTCGCCCAAAATCATTACCTCGTTATATTCCAGATGAAGTGATTCGTCAATTAAATGAACACCTAGATGCCTTACCTGAGCCAATAACAAGAATGGTGCTGGTTATTCAAGAATGTGGTTTGAGAGTAGGAGAATTATGTCAACTACCTTTAGATTGCCTTAAGCAAGATAGTAAAGGTGGATGGTTTATTCAATTTATGCGTTGGAAGATGAAGTTTGAAACTACCTTGCCTATATCTATAGAGCTTGCCCAGGCTATTAAAGAGCAGCAAGCTTACATTCAAAAACATTTTGGTAAAGACTATAAATATCTTTTCTGCGGTAGAAAAGCATCGCCAGAATTTATTCCTGAACCTAAAGTTATGACCGACCAATCGTTTGCTAATCATTTAAAACACTTGGCAGAGGAATTTAATATTTGCGATAGCACGGGCAAGAGATGGAATTTTCAGACTCATCAGTTTCGCCATACTGTTGGGACAAGAATGATTAATAATGGAGTGCCACAGCATATTGTCCAACGATATTTAGGTCATGATTCACCTCACATGACTATGGTTTATGCTCATATTCATGATGCGACATTAAGAAAAGAAATAGACAAATATCTTGATAATAAAGTAGTCAATATTAATGGCGAAGTTATTGAATCACTTCATCCAGAATTAGACAATGATAGTGGTCTGCAATGGATGAAGAAAAAAGTTTTGGCTGAAACTTTAGCAAATGGATATTGTGGACTACCCGCACAGCTTACCTGTAGTAAGGGCAATGCCTGCCTAACCTGCGGTGATTTTCGTACAACCATTGAGTTTTTAGACCAACATAAGGAACATTTAGAGCGTACTAATAAAGTTCTCGAAGTAGCTAAAACTAATGGTTGGCAACGTCAAATTCAAGTTAATGAAGATGTTAAAAAAATCTAG
- a CDS encoding tyrosine-type recombinase/integrase, translating to MLDDDYLPIEPIQKYLRYLDSLEKSPNTVRVYANNLKLFWEFLRDKQIDWKEINLEQLSDFIHWLRSPEPGVVSIQPQVSKRSEKTINHALTTVCGFYEFHERLGATEGVNAYRYQMQPGRKYKPFLHHISKGKEVKTRLLKIKEPKTFPGCLTSEQVKELVNACKRIRDKFIICLLYETGMRIGELLGLRHEDIRSQGVNEIHVIPRTDNINISRAKAGFERVIHVSKDLMKLYSNYLIEEYPDDIDCDYVFVNCWDGEIGQPMDYGAVNGLFKRLAKKTGIQATPHLLRHTHATELIRSGWDMAYVQKRLGHANIQTTINTYVHLTDDDLQKEYQKYLTKRDGFNES from the coding sequence GTGCTAGATGACGACTACTTACCCATCGAGCCAATCCAAAAATACCTACGTTACTTAGACAGTTTAGAAAAGTCACCCAACACAGTTAGGGTTTACGCCAACAACCTAAAGTTATTCTGGGAGTTTTTACGAGATAAGCAAATTGATTGGAAGGAAATAAATCTAGAGCAGTTATCGGATTTTATTCACTGGCTAAGAAGTCCAGAACCAGGAGTAGTATCCATTCAACCACAAGTGTCTAAACGGTCAGAAAAGACAATTAACCATGCTCTAACGACTGTCTGTGGTTTTTATGAATTTCATGAGCGATTGGGAGCAACTGAAGGGGTTAATGCTTATCGCTATCAGATGCAACCAGGACGAAAATACAAGCCATTTTTACACCACATAAGCAAAGGGAAGGAAGTTAAAACACGATTACTGAAAATTAAAGAACCAAAAACTTTCCCAGGATGTTTAACTTCGGAGCAGGTTAAAGAATTAGTTAATGCTTGTAAAAGAATTAGAGATAAATTTATTATCTGTTTACTTTATGAAACTGGCATGAGAATTGGTGAGTTATTAGGACTAAGACATGAGGATATTCGTTCACAAGGAGTAAATGAAATTCATGTAATACCCAGAACTGACAATATAAATATTAGTCGGGCAAAGGCAGGATTTGAAAGAGTAATTCATGTTTCCAAAGATTTGATGAAACTCTACTCTAATTATCTGATTGAAGAATATCCAGACGATATTGACTGTGATTATGTATTTGTTAACTGTTGGGACGGTGAAATAGGTCAACCGATGGATTATGGTGCTGTGAATGGACTGTTTAAAAGGTTAGCCAAGAAAACAGGTATTCAAGCGACACCTCATTTACTTAGACACACTCATGCTACAGAGTTAATTAGGTCTGGATGGGATATGGCGTATGTCCAAAAGCGATTGGGTCACGCAAACATTCAAACTACTATTAACACTTATGTTCATCTAACAGATGATGACTTACAGAAAGAATATCAAAAATATTTGACAAAGAGAGATGGCTTCAATGAATCATGA
- a CDS encoding cytochrome P450, producing MTVTHNLPDGPRKHYLLRVFKFITQPVEYLEDFAKIYGDNFTVWRKNRENQIVYFSHPQALEQIFTSDAKCFETGGGNGILRFLLGDHSVILLDGDRHQRQRQLLTPPFHGERMRAYGQAIQEITQQVTDEWEIGKPFNIRASMQEITLRVILRVVFGVDEGEMFQKLRELLTSVLDFISSPLMSTAFFFNFMQTDLGAWSPWGRVVRLIQQIDQLIYALIAERRAESGENRQDILSLLISARYDDGQPMSDVELRDELMTMLVAGHETTASALTWAFYWLDQLPEVRDKLLQELATLGVNPEPSNIARLPYLTAVCQETLRIYPIVIGGFLRTATAPIEIMGYQLPKGTFVVPSIYLAHHREAVYPQPQQFKPERFLERQFSPYEYLPFGGGNRRCIGLAFAQYEMKIALATILLQYQLSLVNKRPVRPVRRGLTLAAPAGMQMIPTPQHNVVRT from the coding sequence ATGACAGTAACTCATAACTTACCCGACGGGCCGAGAAAGCATTACTTACTCCGAGTGTTCAAGTTCATTACTCAGCCAGTGGAGTATTTGGAAGATTTTGCCAAGATTTACGGTGATAACTTCACAGTGTGGCGAAAGAATAGAGAAAACCAAATTGTCTATTTCAGCCATCCCCAAGCCTTAGAGCAGATTTTTACATCTGATGCGAAATGTTTTGAGACTGGAGGAGGCAACGGCATTTTAAGATTTTTATTGGGTGATCATTCTGTAATTTTATTGGATGGCGATCGCCATCAGCGTCAACGGCAATTATTAACTCCACCTTTTCATGGTGAAAGAATGCGGGCTTACGGCCAAGCAATTCAGGAAATCACGCAACAAGTCACCGACGAATGGGAGATTGGCAAACCTTTTAATATCCGCGCCTCTATGCAAGAAATCACCTTGCGTGTCATCTTGCGGGTAGTGTTTGGGGTAGATGAGGGGGAAATGTTTCAAAAATTGCGGGAATTGCTGACTTCTGTATTAGACTTTATCAGTTCTCCCCTCATGTCTACCGCTTTCTTCTTTAACTTCATGCAAACAGACTTAGGTGCATGGAGTCCTTGGGGGCGAGTGGTACGTTTGATTCAGCAAATCGACCAATTAATTTATGCTTTGATTGCGGAACGTCGGGCTGAGTCTGGGGAAAATCGCCAAGATATTCTCAGTTTATTAATTTCTGCCCGTTATGACGACGGACAGCCAATGTCAGATGTAGAATTACGTGATGAATTAATGACAATGTTGGTTGCAGGACATGAAACCACTGCTTCTGCATTAACTTGGGCTTTTTATTGGCTTGATCAATTACCAGAAGTCCGCGACAAGTTATTACAAGAACTAGCTACCCTTGGTGTAAACCCAGAACCAAGTAATATTGCTCGTTTGCCTTACTTAACAGCCGTTTGTCAAGAAACCTTAAGAATATACCCCATTGTTATCGGTGGATTTTTAAGAACTGCCACAGCACCAATTGAAATTATGGGCTATCAATTGCCCAAGGGAACATTTGTAGTACCGAGTATTTACTTAGCCCACCATCGCGAAGCGGTATACCCACAGCCTCAACAATTTAAACCAGAACGCTTTTTAGAAAGGCAATTTTCCCCCTATGAGTATTTGCCTTTTGGTGGGGGGAATCGTCGCTGTATAGGTTTAGCCTTTGCTCAGTATGAAATGAAAATTGCATTAGCAACGATTTTATTGCAGTATCAATTATCTCTGGTGAATAAACGTCCCGTGCGTCCTGTGCGTCGTGGTTTAACTTTAGCCGCACCAGCCGGAATGCAAATGATCCCCACACCGCAGCATAATGTTGTACGCACGTAG
- a CDS encoding ParA family protein — MPKIIAILNGKGGVGKTTTAVNLAAQFGKKKKVILVDTDIQGSASWWFGRNQNGMGFDLSQETNPQLLSQLQAIKGYDLVVVDTPPALHSEALATVVAIADYLVLPTPPAAMDLAALIETVKAAVVPAGVPHRVLLTKVDTRSINEAIEAQNTLQRLGIPACKSFIRIYKAHERAALEGVAINQWRGKNAREAESDYRRVAEEIQRDWRK; from the coding sequence GTGCCAAAAATCATCGCTATTCTTAACGGTAAAGGAGGAGTCGGTAAAACGACTACCGCAGTTAATTTGGCTGCTCAGTTTGGGAAGAAGAAAAAAGTTATTCTTGTTGATACAGATATTCAAGGTTCTGCTAGCTGGTGGTTTGGGCGGAATCAGAATGGTATGGGATTTGACTTATCTCAAGAAACAAATCCCCAACTTTTAAGTCAGCTGCAAGCGATCAAAGGTTACGATTTAGTAGTAGTGGATACGCCGCCGGCACTCCACTCCGAAGCCTTAGCGACAGTAGTAGCGATCGCAGATTATCTAGTGTTACCTACACCCCCAGCCGCAATGGATTTAGCCGCCCTAATTGAGACAGTTAAGGCAGCTGTCGTTCCGGCTGGTGTTCCCCATCGGGTACTACTCACAAAAGTCGATACACGGAGTATAAATGAAGCAATAGAAGCCCAGAATACTCTCCAACGCTTAGGAATTCCGGCTTGCAAGTCTTTCATTCGGATTTATAAAGCCCACGAACGGGCAGCATTGGAGGGTGTGGCAATTAATCAGTGGCGAGGCAAAAATGCTAGAGAGGCGGAGTCAGACTACCGCCGCGTAGCTGAAGAAATACAGCGTGATTGGAGAAAATAA